One part of the Leptolyngbya sp. CCY15150 genome encodes these proteins:
- a CDS encoding triacylglycerol lipase → MGDRNPVLLLHGIFDKQQIFTTMRQQLTQQGWSVHALDMAPNLGTAPLEDLAQQVAQYVEEAIAPDQPFDLVGFSMGGIVGRYYLQRLGGLARVQRFITLSAPHRGTLTGNAWPTVGGQQLSYNSDFLRSLNADAHQLKQIQFTSIWTPYDLMILPANSSQLGIGLEQTVPVLIHRWMVSDPRCINLVETALSCPMT, encoded by the coding sequence ATGGGCGATCGCAATCCGGTATTACTGCTCCACGGCATTTTTGATAAGCAGCAGATTTTTACAACCATGCGGCAGCAGTTGACTCAGCAGGGCTGGTCAGTTCACGCGTTGGATATGGCTCCGAACTTGGGCACCGCGCCGCTGGAGGATCTGGCCCAGCAGGTGGCCCAGTATGTAGAGGAAGCGATCGCTCCCGATCAACCCTTCGACCTGGTGGGGTTCAGCATGGGCGGCATTGTCGGGCGCTACTACCTGCAGCGCTTGGGTGGCTTGGCCCGCGTCCAGCGTTTCATCACCCTATCAGCTCCCCATCGCGGCACCCTCACGGGCAATGCCTGGCCCACGGTTGGCGGTCAGCAACTGAGCTATAACAGCGACTTTCTGCGATCGCTCAATGCCGATGCCCATCAACTCAAGCAGATCCAATTCACGTCGATCTGGACGCCCTATGACCTGATGATCTTGCCTGCCAACAGTTCCCAGTTGGGCATTGGTTTAGAACAAACCGTCCCCGTGTTGATCCATCGCTGGATGGTTTCT